One Arachis hypogaea cultivar Tifrunner chromosome 2, arahy.Tifrunner.gnm2.J5K5, whole genome shotgun sequence genomic window, ctaatttgattaatgtTAATACTTATGTAATGTTGAATTTATATGAAGTTAATAACTAATcgttattagataataatttaattaaatatattaaattattactaataatttttaattattaattttatataaaaataattacacggtttttatttttaactaaatagtAAAATTTGAAGGACTATTTTGGGTTTTCATCTATTTGTCTGACTCCCATAAATTAATTAGCAGTAAGTAGATGGAGCTGAGTTCGGACAGGACAGTGTTACGTTTCATAAGTGTCAGGGGTACTATTATATACTAgtttatactaaaaataatttaattataaaattaaaaatagtacaaagatctaatttaaaaaaatataaaaatttaattataaatttgataaaattataaaaattaataaaataattaaattaaataaaaaataatatattctaaatttataaaaaacTGTTTAAATGGAATTCTAATAATCATTTCACAACAgtattgtgtgtgtgtgtgtttttcaccAAATTTGTAATATGGAGTTTATATAACTAAATGCAGGTTAATATTTGTGCCCATGCAACATTAGCAGCAGCACACACACTATTTTCATCTGGTTTGGTTGATTGCAATAATGTCATTGAATTTGTTACACACTCTGGAATATTAAGTGCCAAAAGGATCCAAGCCACGTTGCAAAATAGTTCAAAGAAAGACaatggattttatattgaattggATTTTCCTGCTTACCCTATTACAGAGCCAAACCTTGATGAGACTTCACAGATTTATGAAGCATTGAATTATTGTGCCTCCATAATTGATATAAAGAGGACACAAATTACTGATGACTTACTTGTAAGTTGTAATTATTCCTCAATATAAtgttggtttaattattctattagttttttttagttttactaaattttttaattatgtctctatattttttttctttttaattagatctctaaattatttttaattttataattaggttcttttcatataaaaaaatattaaaattaacagaatattttttcaaaaatacaagttTTCAATTATGAATACCTTCAGTTTgcgaaaaaaatattcaaaattctaatattttttacactaaaaatgacctaattataaaattaaaaataatataaatactcaattaaaagaaaaaaatataagaatctaattaaaaatttgaaaaactatagaaatcaacagaataattaaacctacaaTGTTATAATTTGTCTATTAAACATAAGACACCATATtgaaggaaacaaattttgtagCTTATGATTTGTTTGTGTTAGGTTGTAGTGTCATCAGGAGAAGCTGTAAGAAAAGTTGAACCGAAATTCGATGCAATATCCAAAATTCCTGGAAGGGGAGTAATTGTTTCAGGGATTGCTCCTCCAAGTTCCGGATTCGATTTTTACAGTCGATTTTTCTGTCCAAAAGATGGAGTCAATGAGGTAAAGATACTATGACTGCATTGTTTCTCTAATTCAGAAACATAACATAATAGTAAATGATTATTAGTAGTGTTTGGTATTTAATTAAGGATCCTGTATGTGGAACTGCACATTGTGGGTTGGCATCATATTGGAGCAAGAAGCTAGGCAAGTGTGATTTCAATGCTTATCAGGTACTACTATTCTCTAATTTGATCTTATTAATTGTTAGAACAATAGAAGATGCTTTTGAAAGTGTTGATTTGAGCAGGCATCAGAAAGAGGAGGAATTCTCAACATTCATATTGATGCCAAGAATCAAAGAGTGCTTTTGCGTGGAAAAGCTGTCACTGTTATGGAAGGCTGTCTTCTTGTCTAGTCTTGTTCCTACTTCCTAGCTGCAACTGCTTCATGTTttgtatcaatatatatatatccatgAAAAAATGGTTAcaattaattttgaattaggtttagaattttatttatcattttattatGGTTGAGTTGTCTCTTTATGACTTTAAGGTCACAGGTTCTAGCTACTTATGTAATTATCAAGTTAAGCTGCGTATATTACATTTCTTGGATGCAGTCATTTCTCGAATCCTATTTTAACGCGGAATGCTTGTGTACTAGACTGCTTCGTCctttttattatgtaattatgATGAAATTTGAAGGATGAGAGTGAGCAGTGTTTGAGAAGAAGAATAACAGAATATAGCTATAGCAAGTTTATTACTTAAACTTTAAGTTAGTGCTCTATTCAGCTAATTCCTTTTCAACATTGGCCTCACTTGTAAATTTCATGCTCATTCTATTGAAATCAGTTATAATTATTACGAGTAAATGTTTAAAATggcctctaaattttaaattactatCCAATTTAATCTTCTATTTTAATAAATGACTAACCAAATtcctaaaatttcaaaaaatatatctCCACTGGTCCTTTAGAAAAGTATCTTCTAAACGTCGATGACGTGAAACGTGAAATGCCAAGTGGACATTGGATGAAACGACAATCATTGAGAAAGGAACACCCTAAGAATGTGAAGACGACGTCATTTCAAGATCTTCTCCTTTTCGAATAAATTATTCGTACTGGTCTCTCCCATTATCAACATTTTTCTACCTTCCTTCGCTACAACGCCAAGGTGGAGGATCTGCCATAGCAGTGTGCCAGTAAAATTGGCTGGTATAGGTAAAAACCTTCAAGGTTTTACTCTGGTGAATTTTAGCCCGCGCCTGTCCCATAGAGGCTAATGGAACGCCTTGTACAATCTGATACACTCTAACCTGGGTTTTCAGGTTTATTAGAATTGTATTTGACTCCTAAAAGATTCAGGTTTTGAAAAAGACATATCATAGGATTTAATAAATTGCTGGACTCTACCCGAGACATATGCAGCCCGAGTTGTTTTGTTGAGCTGAATacgtatattttacataagggcAGGCCCAATTCGTGGTTTGGCAAGAATGTTTcttaaacctttttttttaattcatgaccctacaaaaaacaaaaaaagggaaCTCCATGaatgaaaaaaagtgaaaaaaaaaacaagtgaaaaatggaaaataaaaatatctaatggATGGTAATCTTTAAGAAAATTTCATCCGTAAGAAAAGAAgggaaaatgaaaaaggaaaatctTTAAcaatatgtaaaataaaaaagagaaaatgaaaaacgaAATTCATTCATAGTTCATactattgattaaaaaaaatccgGCAAGAGGGATTTTTAATATGCCAACATCTTAAGGTCAGATTCAGAAAGAGCTGTAGTTATGCATTCAGTCTGGGATGCTGGTGACAGCCATAGAAACATAGACAAGCGAACCTACACTTTGAAGCATAAACATTTTGAAGACTTTCAACACATCTGTATTCTTTAAGATCAAGTGTTGATGGTAAGTACATTTTATTTCTGTTCTGCATTTTTTGCTATTTTGTTATGTTTGTAGAATTACTAGTacataaatttgtaaaaaaaattatacatatataataaagtaatgtgattctagtcattttacaaatatttcatgatgagtaaaaatttttaagagtaaaactaaaaaaaaatatttagaatcaaagtaatgtaattaagtgtaatttacttaaatgtgattaaaaaataattgaataactatatacagtaaaagattgatattagtgaaggataaaattaaaatttttttctatgtattatttttgtcttcaacgttttcgtcctatttaagtcccgaacgtttcaaaatcgtctcaattttatccTGTCGTCAATTCCGTTAACATATTCCTAAAGGCAAaataacattgagtcaattttaaaacgttggaaacttaaatagaacgattcaaatgttagagataattttaaaacttattataaatgttggggacaaaaacaatactttactcttatattatatatactatgtacattattttactaataatataaatcaatttatagaaaaaaaatgtttaCAAACGTTCAAAATAAGGTCCCCTACTAAAGACCTAAAACTTTAGGTTTTATTCTAATTTAGTGAACTTTTTTTAAAACAAACCCCACATTAGACTTCAATTTTACGGATTTGGATCTTCTAatgtttgaatttcactttagagagtagaGTGTGATCTTCTAtctttgaatagtttctctttcatatttagaGGATCCGAATCCCAATTTTACTTGCCCCAGATCTGTTAGTGTTTTTGTTCGTTCATTTGCCAAAACAAAAATTATTCTCACATgcagcaaacaaagaaaatatttctCCTGGCCCAACTTAGAGGCCCACAGTATAtccacaaaattattttaaaaggtaCTCTATCCTATGGGAGTAGATCTtctataatgaaaaaaaaattggatggtgtCCAGTGGAGATCTCACCCTTCATTATTCTCTCTCTCCTATTTAATTTtgatcccacttataaaattaaaagtgaaagatcacactttattttctCAAATGTTAAAAAAATGGAGAAGATCCATTTCCAAcatatgtatattatatattcATCCCACTGGAAATAGGCCAAAATGAAAATTCGAAAAGAACATCTTCTACCGGATTTCAGGTTAAAAGAAAATCCTCGATGACTGAGCCACTGAATTTTAGAAACACATTTCTAAATTTTCCATTGTCACGATGGTAGGACAGTATAGGCGTCTCAAACACCTCATTTAATGAGGCGCTTCCTAAATTTAAGACTCACCTTttattctctctatttttttccacacttattcatctGATTAGTCTTACATAATTGTACCCGCAACCAAACAATAAaagctaaaaactaaaaaattaattattaatcatcaatcatgatatataaaaatatgtatttagaatttcaaaagattattttattatatcattgtaaataaattaaatcaattatttaatttaaaaatataatcaagatataaataattaatttaatgtctaatttttaatattaaaaatatttttatatttgattataacATCTAAATATCTCTCTCAATTTATGCGCAAAGATATGTGCCCTTTCCTGTCGGCTACGATCTCTTTTTTGACTGCCTCATTGGCTCGCTCCCAATCCTCTATGTCATGCCATTCATGTTGTCACTTAACCTCTAAGTTTGATAATAAATAGCTAGAGTAATGTAAGTTAGGAGCTGATATGTGCAGGATTAGTTAGTCGTGTTGATAATTATAGTAGATGACACCTCAGCATTGGTTATTAGTTTGTTAAAAGGGTGCTGATCTAGTGCAGCTAAGGTGTAGTGAaggtgctatatatatatatatatttgcaactCACCTGTAAGGTGTGATTCACCATTTTATGCTATCAGGTATTTTGCAATTGtgcctttctctcttttttctctcactGAAAGTGCAGCTACTCACACTTGCAACACCTTTAACAcggtgcggtgagcgtggagtGTGGCAAGCACTGAGGTTCAGATTGAGGAAGGTGCAGCTTGATCTAAAATCTTACCAATTTTGCAAGAGCTCAGTAATGCGAATGGTGATCCAAATCCCTTTCTTCTTGATCCAGATTCTGTAATCGTTCTAAACTGAAATTTCTTTGAGTTTCTTTTCAATTCAGTGTGTAATTCATCTAATTTCAATTTGTGCTTAATCCGTTGGATTTCTTTCTATCTCCATATAATTTCTCAAGTCAAATTCATTCTCTCCTTCTGTCTTTCTTCACTTCCTACGAACTTATACGATAGAGCTTGATGAGAGTGCGCCGCCTCACACTTTCTGTAACTGTGAGAAGGTGACTCCAATCAACGAGATTGTAGGAAGAAGGTTAATCATTGAGGCTTCTGTCAATCGACGTTGCTGGAAGGTGCGATGGAAGGTGTAAATGCAGAAGCGTTAATGAATTTTCTAAATCAGCTCACAACATTTCAAGCGAGCATTAGCAAGAAGAGTACCAAACCGAATCAGGATCCAGAGAGCATCTATTATCTTCATCCCTCTGAGAGCACTGGTATTCCTCTTACTACTGTTATTCTCGATGGTAAAAACTATGGTAATTGGAGTAGATCTGTGCTGTGGGGACTGAAAGGGAAGAACAAGATGAAGTTTATTGATGGTAGTTTGCCTAAGCCTAATAAGGATGATGAAACCTTTGAGGCATGGGATAGGTGTAACACTTACGTCGTAGCTTGGATAAGCCTTTTCCTTAGTCCAGACATAGCTAGAAGTGTTGTTTCGGAACAATGTGGCTAGCAATCTATGGAGTGAATTGAAGCATAAATACTATCAAGGAGACAGATTTAGAGTGGCAGAGTTGCAAGAAAAGTTGTTTGCCATCAAACAAGGGGACCTAGATGTGACGGCATATTTCACAAAGTTAAAATCCATTTGGGAAGATCTTGACAGTTTTAAAGCTATACCCGATTGTGAATGTTCAAAAAAGTGTAATTGTGGCTTAAGTGTGATACGACAATATCGAGTAGAGGATCATGTAACACGATTCTTAAGAGGGCTAAATGAGCAATACTCCACCGTTAGATCTCAAATCATGTTGTTGGATCCTCTCTCTGATGTGACCACTGTGGTATCCATGTTGACACATCAGGAATGACAATTTCAGAATCCAGATGTCGCTTCAGACATCAAAATTGCCTATGCTGCCATTCCCTCGAACACTGCAAGATCATTTCAAGGCAGAGGGAGAACGAGGGACAGAGGTGGATGATCCCAAGGTGGTAGAAGTTAGGGAGAGAAAGGCAGACCACAATGCTCCTATTGCAGAAAGCTAGGCCACAGTGTTGACGTATGTTACAAGAAACACGGATTTTCACCACATTTAAGAGGTAAAAATTCTGCAGATGAAAATGAAAGCTTTGCAGCAGCAACGAACACTGAGGGTGAATCAAGAAAACTCAGTTAGCACGACAACTCATCGCATTCCTCCCATTTAGAGAGAGTTTGAAGTGACATACTGGAATTCACCCTTGAGCAAAAGCAGGCATTGCTCACTCTTCTCAACAAG contains:
- the LOC140172831 gene encoding uncharacterized protein, encoding MAKKPVKYSVVNAFTDSAFKGNPAAVCFLEEEKEQKWFQSVAAEFNVPVTCYLTRIFSHSNGTFHHFPRFNLRWFTHVTEVNICAHATLAAAHTLFSSGLVDCNNVIEFVTHSGILSAKRIQATLQNSSKKDNGFYIELDFPAYPITEPNLDETSQIYEALNYCASIIDIKRTQITDDLLVVVSSGEAVRKVEPKFDAISKIPGRGVIVSGIAPPSSGFDFYSRFFCPKDGVNEDPVCGTAHCGLASYWSKKLGKCDFNAYQASERGGILNIHIDAKNQRVLLRGKAVTVMEGCLLV